One window of the Chitinophaga niabensis genome contains the following:
- a CDS encoding glycosyl hydrolase, whose protein sequence is MKRREFLLNSTFLTAGYSIVGALPGIARTALAPLDTDLYKLFKDPLPVYRPFVRWWWNGDKVEKDELIRELRLMHAAGIGGVEINPIKFPARTDDMGKPSLQWLSNEWNDLLLATFKEAESLGMTCDLIVGSGWPFGAEYLQGEERSDVVVIGVKKLEGPLYYETSMFDLFKEADPAISSPFPGRTLEMMELKLVPEPLGDLSQVKDLKAQVKDDIIKLDIPKGKYALYGLVKIKGFMEVINGAPGANGPVLNHYNKTAVNKYLNHMTDTIQNRIGPLSRHVRALFTDSMELEGANWSSDMMDEFKKRRGYDLYPYLPFVLLKIASMGNTYNFTYGATLTPEFADMIQRMRYDFELTKAEILEDSFIKTYVAWCKKNNVKSRAQAYGRGYFLLEGSFEFDLPECETWLKYGIGYKMPEDTPLLGRAYTMINKYVSSAAHLKGKRYISAEELTNTDMVFNDSLEMLKVAGDQSTISGVTHPIFHGFNYTPPDAPFPGWIRYGGFYNEKNTWWPYFRHFTDYKARISALLQQGDMFADIAVLPPTADMWGQYSAQNEPFPFIIHPPYQPLIWEAIHKNGNACDHVSESVIRDATFKNGFMHYGPRKYHTLFLIEVLSMEPATLQKLLEFVAAGGRVFCIEKYPEKATGWKDAVQRDQQVKALVAKLQSYPDKFILLKKPEKDFIGWYKEVQEEYQIKPYVKIVKPEPFVTQVRYQAGDTEILLFTNSHMDDGYTMDITVSKELMGKREGWIWNPDNGERYYLNGVNGSYTLDLGPSDSRLLVFDKTKKGKPAAPFPSGEGVKIAGAWKATFKHIDGTVKEVALDELKDLATVETLQHFTGTITYRNNLPVTDKTDAIWLNLGKVHGVSEVTINGKSLGVQWYGRRIYNIASDVKTGDNTIEVKITTNMGNYMKTLTDNKVAQYWTNELRKNQPIQPLGMIGPVSVMSAKTKQ, encoded by the coding sequence ATGAAAAGAAGAGAGTTCCTGTTAAATAGTACATTCCTTACCGCCGGATATTCCATTGTGGGTGCCTTGCCGGGAATAGCCCGTACAGCACTGGCTCCCCTGGATACGGACCTGTATAAATTGTTTAAAGACCCACTGCCCGTGTACCGTCCTTTTGTTCGCTGGTGGTGGAATGGTGATAAAGTAGAAAAAGATGAACTGATCAGGGAATTGCGGCTGATGCATGCTGCCGGTATCGGCGGTGTGGAGATCAATCCCATCAAATTCCCTGCCCGTACAGATGATATGGGCAAACCTTCTTTGCAATGGCTCAGCAATGAATGGAACGATCTGTTGCTGGCCACATTCAAAGAAGCGGAATCCCTGGGCATGACCTGCGACCTGATCGTTGGCTCCGGCTGGCCCTTTGGGGCTGAATACCTGCAAGGGGAAGAGCGTTCGGATGTGGTGGTGATAGGCGTGAAAAAACTGGAAGGACCGCTGTATTATGAAACGTCTATGTTCGATCTGTTCAAAGAAGCGGATCCTGCCATCAGTTCTCCCTTCCCGGGCAGAACGCTGGAAATGATGGAACTGAAACTGGTGCCGGAACCGCTGGGTGACCTGAGCCAGGTGAAAGACCTGAAAGCACAGGTAAAAGATGATATCATTAAACTGGATATACCTAAAGGAAAATATGCTTTATACGGACTTGTTAAAATAAAAGGTTTTATGGAAGTGATCAACGGTGCTCCGGGGGCTAACGGCCCTGTGTTGAATCACTACAATAAAACGGCCGTGAACAAGTACCTCAATCATATGACGGACACCATACAGAATAGGATAGGTCCTCTGTCGCGCCACGTACGTGCATTGTTCACAGACAGTATGGAGCTGGAAGGCGCCAACTGGAGCAGTGACATGATGGATGAGTTTAAGAAGCGGCGCGGGTATGACCTTTATCCTTATCTGCCTTTCGTATTGCTGAAGATCGCCTCCATGGGCAACACCTACAATTTTACATATGGGGCTACCCTCACGCCGGAATTTGCTGATATGATACAAAGGATGCGGTATGATTTTGAGCTGACCAAAGCAGAGATCCTGGAAGACAGCTTTATCAAAACATACGTGGCCTGGTGTAAGAAGAACAATGTGAAGTCCCGTGCGCAGGCATACGGCCGGGGATACTTCCTGCTGGAAGGCAGCTTTGAATTCGATCTGCCGGAATGTGAAACCTGGCTGAAGTATGGCATCGGTTATAAGATGCCGGAAGATACACCGCTGCTGGGCAGGGCTTATACCATGATCAACAAGTATGTATCTTCTGCAGCCCACCTGAAAGGGAAACGGTATATCAGCGCAGAAGAACTGACGAATACGGATATGGTATTCAACGATTCCCTGGAGATGCTGAAGGTAGCAGGAGATCAGAGTACGATATCAGGTGTTACGCATCCCATCTTCCATGGTTTTAATTACACACCGCCGGATGCACCTTTCCCGGGCTGGATCAGGTATGGTGGGTTTTATAACGAAAAGAATACCTGGTGGCCTTACTTCCGCCATTTTACAGATTACAAAGCGCGTATCTCCGCTTTACTGCAACAGGGGGATATGTTTGCTGATATCGCAGTATTACCGCCAACAGCAGATATGTGGGGCCAATACAGCGCACAGAACGAGCCATTCCCTTTCATTATCCATCCGCCTTACCAGCCATTGATATGGGAAGCGATCCACAAAAACGGGAACGCCTGCGATCATGTGTCTGAATCCGTGATCCGCGATGCTACGTTTAAAAATGGCTTCATGCATTACGGCCCGCGGAAGTATCACACCCTCTTCCTGATAGAAGTGCTGAGCATGGAACCTGCCACATTGCAAAAGTTGCTGGAATTTGTAGCAGCAGGCGGAAGGGTTTTCTGCATAGAAAAATATCCGGAGAAAGCCACCGGCTGGAAAGATGCCGTGCAGCGTGATCAGCAGGTGAAAGCCCTCGTAGCTAAACTGCAATCCTATCCTGATAAATTCATCCTGCTGAAGAAACCCGAAAAGGATTTCATCGGATGGTATAAAGAAGTACAGGAAGAGTACCAGATCAAACCTTATGTGAAGATCGTCAAACCGGAACCATTTGTAACACAGGTGCGTTACCAGGCCGGGGATACAGAGATCCTGCTGTTCACCAACTCGCATATGGATGATGGCTACACCATGGATATCACTGTTTCCAAAGAGCTGATGGGTAAAAGGGAAGGCTGGATCTGGAACCCTGATAACGGGGAAAGGTATTACCTGAACGGCGTGAACGGATCTTATACATTAGACCTCGGGCCTTCTGATTCAAGATTGCTGGTGTTTGATAAAACGAAAAAAGGAAAACCTGCAGCACCATTTCCATCCGGAGAAGGCGTAAAGATAGCTGGTGCATGGAAGGCGACCTTTAAACATATTGATGGCACTGTGAAAGAGGTAGCGCTGGATGAACTGAAAGACCTGGCCACGGTAGAAACGCTGCAGCATTTTACAGGAACGATCACTTATCGCAATAACCTGCCGGTAACGGATAAAACAGATGCCATCTGGCTGAACCTGGGCAAAGTGCACGGGGTTTCAGAAGTGACCATTAATGGAAAATCCCTGGGTGTGCAATGGTATGGCAGGCGGATCTATAATATTGCATCCGATGTAAAAACCGGGGATAATACGATAGAGGTAAAGATCACCACCAATATGGGGAACTATATGAAAACGCTCACTGATAATAAAGTAGCACAATACTGGACGAATGAACTCCGGAAGAACCAGCCTATTCAGCCTCTGGGCATGATAGGTCCCGTGAGTGTAATGTCTGCTAAAACTAAACAATAA
- a CDS encoding SusC/RagA family TonB-linked outer membrane protein, with product MKGSSHQRALKKKACCFFLFFFTITAVSYAQKVITGKVTSAADGKPLSEVTIVVQGTPVGTTTYPDGTYAIKVSGNEAMLVYTYVGYEPQAITVGNNSILNIQLKQQSSTLGDVVVVGFGKQKKMTVTGAISSVPVNNIQRIATPSLSNALAGSMPGIITRQSSGEPGYDGAAVFIRGFGTWANRAPLILVDGVERDINQINTQEIESFSILKDASATAVYGVRGANGVILIVTKRGSTGKPKVIFRTENASLQALRLPDYINGPEYAGLINEALANNGQPARYTEAELQKFKDGSDPYLYPNVDWTDAVLKRNTFQSINNLSVSGGNEIIKYYTNVGYTVLNGIYKQDPKNAYKTNAQMKRYNFRSNMDINVSKTISIELGIGGVIQKGNYPGTGAPAIFDALKITSPINYPKLNPDGSVAGASTSYLQNNPWGLVTQSGYTRQDRNTLQGTFGGKWDLSKLVTPGLSVRGLFAYDHYYSASTDRIKPYAIKQYLGKDANGNDRYSSPPIREEQPMTYVLHNGANRAYYTEAGINYNRTFGDHTLTGMALGNRREYIDLTAGSTLNNLPYRRQGLAGRITYNYKNRYLAEVNAGYNGSENFPEGKQYGFFPSASAGWIISNEKFWHIDAVSNLKIRGSYGQVGNDQIGARRFLFLTTINRQGQSYFFGDNQRFYQGFEEAQIGNDDVTWEVATKSNIGMDLELFKGIISLQVDAFKENREGILIQRGVIPRVTGYYPWTLPYANLGKAKNSGVDALLEVRHTTRKGFYYNFRGTFTYAKSICTQNDDPIPKYDYQSFVGQPIDQPMGLIALGFFKDQADIEKSPKQNFMDQVRPGDIKYQDYNNDGVVDDYDRVPIGYPRTPQMVYGAGASFGYKGFELSFFFTGVARTSLFVDGPSMYAFQMGLGTYNILREYYDNRWTPQNPNAKYPRASPLQNPNNNRTSTLFLQDASYIRLKSAEIAYNFVIKRGLEGIRLFINGYNLATWDKIKVIDPESNYGTGGYPLQRSINFGAQLSF from the coding sequence ATGAAAGGCTCCTCCCATCAAAGAGCATTAAAGAAAAAGGCATGCTGCTTCTTTCTTTTCTTCTTCACTATCACAGCCGTCAGTTATGCGCAGAAGGTGATCACCGGTAAGGTGACTTCTGCCGCTGATGGTAAACCATTATCTGAAGTAACGATTGTGGTGCAGGGAACGCCGGTTGGCACCACTACTTACCCTGATGGCACTTATGCCATTAAAGTTTCAGGGAATGAGGCCATGCTGGTGTATACCTATGTAGGGTATGAACCGCAGGCGATCACGGTGGGCAATAACAGCATCCTGAACATACAACTGAAACAACAGTCCAGCACACTGGGTGATGTAGTGGTAGTAGGTTTCGGGAAGCAAAAGAAAATGACGGTAACAGGTGCCATATCCAGCGTACCGGTAAACAACATCCAGCGGATTGCTACACCCTCTTTATCAAATGCACTGGCCGGCAGTATGCCGGGTATCATTACACGGCAGAGTTCCGGTGAGCCGGGATATGATGGTGCGGCTGTGTTCATCCGTGGTTTCGGTACCTGGGCTAACAGGGCACCTTTGATACTGGTAGATGGGGTGGAACGTGATATTAACCAGATCAACACACAGGAAATTGAAAGTTTCTCTATCCTGAAAGATGCATCAGCTACTGCAGTGTATGGAGTAAGAGGAGCTAACGGCGTAATTCTTATTGTTACAAAAAGAGGTAGTACGGGTAAACCGAAAGTGATCTTCCGTACGGAGAATGCAAGTTTACAGGCTTTGCGCTTACCGGATTATATCAACGGCCCGGAGTACGCAGGCCTGATCAATGAAGCCCTGGCGAACAATGGCCAGCCTGCAAGGTACACGGAGGCTGAGCTGCAGAAGTTCAAAGACGGTTCTGATCCTTATCTCTATCCCAATGTGGATTGGACGGATGCAGTGCTGAAAAGGAACACTTTCCAGAGCATCAACAACCTGAGTGTTTCCGGTGGGAATGAAATTATTAAGTACTATACAAATGTTGGGTACACGGTGCTGAATGGTATTTATAAACAAGACCCTAAGAACGCCTACAAAACAAATGCACAGATGAAACGGTATAACTTCCGTTCCAATATGGATATCAATGTTTCCAAAACTATCAGCATTGAATTGGGCATCGGTGGTGTGATACAAAAAGGCAATTACCCGGGTACAGGCGCACCTGCCATTTTTGATGCACTAAAGATCACCTCACCGATCAACTATCCGAAACTGAATCCCGATGGTTCTGTTGCCGGAGCTTCTACTTCTTATCTGCAAAACAATCCCTGGGGGCTGGTAACGCAATCGGGGTATACACGGCAGGACAGGAATACATTGCAGGGAACTTTCGGTGGTAAATGGGACCTTTCCAAACTTGTAACGCCAGGCCTTTCCGTACGCGGACTATTTGCTTACGATCACTATTATTCTGCTTCAACTGACCGTATAAAACCTTATGCCATCAAACAATACCTGGGTAAGGATGCGAACGGGAACGACCGGTATTCTTCACCACCCATCCGTGAGGAACAGCCCATGACCTATGTGTTGCACAATGGTGCTAACCGGGCTTATTATACAGAAGCAGGCATCAACTATAACCGCACTTTCGGGGATCATACCCTGACAGGTATGGCGTTAGGGAACCGCCGTGAATACATTGACCTCACGGCAGGATCTACTTTAAACAACCTGCCATACAGGCGGCAGGGGCTGGCAGGGAGGATCACTTACAATTATAAGAACCGTTACCTCGCAGAAGTGAATGCAGGGTATAACGGATCAGAGAATTTTCCGGAAGGCAAACAATACGGTTTCTTCCCTTCTGCTTCGGCAGGCTGGATCATCAGTAATGAAAAGTTCTGGCACATAGACGCTGTTTCCAACCTCAAAATAAGAGGATCATATGGCCAGGTAGGTAATGACCAGATAGGGGCAAGGCGTTTCTTATTCCTCACTACCATCAACCGCCAGGGGCAGTCCTATTTCTTTGGAGATAACCAGCGGTTCTACCAGGGTTTTGAAGAAGCACAGATCGGGAATGACGATGTGACCTGGGAAGTGGCCACCAAATCAAACATTGGTATGGACCTGGAGTTATTCAAAGGCATCATCAGCCTGCAGGTAGATGCGTTTAAAGAAAACAGGGAAGGCATCCTTATTCAGCGGGGTGTAATACCACGCGTTACAGGTTATTATCCCTGGACCCTGCCTTATGCCAACCTGGGTAAAGCAAAGAATTCCGGTGTTGATGCATTGCTGGAAGTGCGGCATACTACCCGCAAAGGTTTCTATTACAACTTCAGGGGTACTTTCACCTATGCTAAAAGTATCTGTACACAAAACGATGATCCCATCCCGAAGTATGATTATCAATCTTTCGTAGGGCAGCCTATTGATCAGCCCATGGGATTGATTGCGCTGGGTTTTTTTAAAGACCAGGCGGATATAGAGAAAAGCCCGAAACAGAATTTCATGGACCAGGTAAGGCCGGGTGATATCAAGTACCAGGACTATAACAACGATGGTGTAGTGGATGATTACGACCGTGTGCCCATAGGTTATCCCAGGACGCCGCAGATGGTATATGGCGCCGGTGCGAGTTTTGGCTACAAGGGTTTTGAACTGAGCTTTTTCTTTACAGGTGTGGCACGCACCAGCCTGTTCGTAGACGGCCCTTCCATGTATGCCTTCCAGATGGGATTGGGTACTTACAACATCTTACGTGAGTACTATGATAACCGCTGGACACCGCAAAACCCCAATGCCAAATATCC
- a CDS encoding GH116 family glycosyl hydrolase, with protein sequence MKSRNNRRNFLKDFTLGAIGVTALPAAVLAKDTPERKAPGARGFNEVYKGKNNNRIAFPIGGIGAGMFCIEGTGAISHMSIRHNPEMFFEPAMFAAISIKGKGAKVLEQLVPDWKKFGQRDAGLGGTGGATWGLPRFAAAEFKARFPFAEITLKDATMPVAASIKAWSPFVPTEEDNSSLPLGALEYHFTNTGTKTEEFVFSYNARNFMRQGDVQNNIKSIKNGFILSQEAITNAPEKQGHFAIYTTDDNTVVDHCWFRGGWFDPLSMVWNTVKDGKPRSNAPVEKDAPGGSLFVPFTLKPGEKKTVRLMMAWYVPDSKLRIGDDTTGAPHTFHKPWYSSKFKSINEVADHWKENYEVLYKKTSLFSDAFYKSTLPPEVVEAVAANLTILKSATVMRQYDGRFWCWEGSGDNWGSCHGSCTHVWNYAQAVPHLFPALERSLRNTEFKENQNADGHQGFRANIPISPLVHNFHAAADGQLGGIMKVHREWRISGDNAWLQQIYPAVKTSMDYCIRTWDPHKKGIVEEPHHNTYDIEFWGPTGMCTSFYLGALQAIALMGKSLGKDVTEYTTLYAKGKQFLETELYNGEYFIQKIQWTGLNAPDPTKAQSFHTQYSEEARQLLQKEGPKYQYGAGCLSDGILGSWIARVCGMEEPVDAAKTKSHLLAVHKYNLKKDLSAHVNPQRPTFALGNEGGLLLCSWPKGGMLSLPFVYSNEVWTGIEYQVASHLMFMGEVEKGLDIVRACRNRYDGSVRNPFNEYECGHWYARAMSSYGMLQGLTGVRFDAVDGTLFIDSRVGDFTSFISTEKGFGTVSLHKGKPSLTVAYGNIPVKEVIVSGKKVQLG encoded by the coding sequence ATGAAATCACGTAACAACCGGCGTAACTTTTTAAAAGATTTTACATTAGGCGCTATTGGCGTAACCGCTTTACCGGCGGCAGTTTTAGCGAAAGACACACCTGAAAGGAAAGCGCCCGGAGCGCGTGGTTTTAATGAAGTATATAAAGGAAAGAACAATAACCGTATTGCATTTCCTATTGGCGGTATCGGCGCAGGTATGTTCTGCATTGAAGGTACAGGTGCTATTTCGCATATGAGCATCCGCCATAACCCTGAGATGTTCTTTGAACCTGCCATGTTTGCTGCGATCAGTATAAAAGGTAAGGGCGCAAAAGTGCTGGAACAACTGGTGCCGGACTGGAAGAAGTTCGGGCAGCGGGATGCCGGCCTTGGTGGAACAGGTGGTGCTACCTGGGGCCTTCCGCGTTTTGCGGCGGCTGAGTTTAAAGCACGTTTCCCATTTGCAGAGATCACTTTGAAAGATGCTACCATGCCTGTGGCAGCGAGTATCAAAGCATGGAGCCCATTTGTGCCTACGGAAGAAGATAATTCCAGCCTTCCGCTTGGTGCACTGGAATATCATTTTACCAATACCGGCACTAAAACAGAAGAGTTTGTATTCTCTTACAATGCCCGCAACTTCATGCGGCAGGGAGATGTACAGAACAATATTAAATCTATAAAAAACGGATTCATCTTATCACAGGAAGCCATCACCAATGCCCCGGAAAAGCAGGGCCACTTCGCGATCTATACAACAGATGACAACACTGTGGTGGATCATTGCTGGTTCCGGGGCGGTTGGTTCGACCCGCTGAGTATGGTATGGAACACGGTGAAAGATGGTAAACCCAGGAGCAATGCACCTGTAGAAAAAGATGCACCGGGCGGATCTTTATTTGTGCCTTTCACTTTAAAACCGGGAGAGAAGAAAACAGTTCGTTTGATGATGGCCTGGTATGTACCGGATTCCAAACTGCGTATTGGTGATGATACCACCGGTGCTCCGCACACCTTCCATAAACCATGGTATAGCAGTAAGTTTAAAAGTATCAATGAAGTAGCAGATCACTGGAAGGAGAATTACGAAGTACTGTATAAAAAAACTTCGTTATTCTCTGATGCCTTTTATAAAAGTACTTTACCGCCGGAAGTAGTGGAAGCTGTAGCGGCTAACCTTACCATTTTGAAATCAGCTACAGTAATGCGGCAGTATGATGGCCGTTTCTGGTGCTGGGAAGGTTCCGGCGATAACTGGGGCAGTTGCCACGGTTCCTGTACACATGTATGGAATTATGCGCAGGCTGTTCCTCACTTATTTCCTGCACTGGAAAGAAGCCTGCGTAATACCGAGTTTAAAGAGAACCAGAATGCAGACGGGCACCAGGGGTTCCGTGCAAACATTCCTATCTCTCCTTTAGTACATAATTTCCATGCAGCAGCAGACGGACAGTTGGGCGGCATCATGAAAGTGCACAGGGAATGGCGCATCAGCGGCGACAATGCATGGCTGCAACAGATCTACCCCGCAGTGAAAACCAGTATGGATTATTGTATCCGCACCTGGGATCCTCATAAAAAAGGGATCGTGGAAGAACCGCATCATAATACCTATGATATTGAATTCTGGGGCCCTACGGGTATGTGCACCAGTTTCTACCTGGGTGCATTACAAGCTATTGCATTAATGGGCAAATCATTGGGTAAAGATGTAACGGAGTATACTACACTTTACGCAAAAGGAAAACAGTTCCTGGAAACAGAGCTTTATAACGGTGAATACTTTATACAAAAGATCCAGTGGACAGGATTGAATGCACCGGACCCCACGAAAGCACAATCTTTCCATACGCAATACTCCGAAGAAGCAAGGCAGCTCCTGCAAAAAGAAGGCCCCAAATACCAATATGGAGCCGGCTGCCTTTCTGATGGTATCCTGGGTTCATGGATTGCCCGCGTATGCGGCATGGAGGAACCTGTTGATGCAGCGAAAACAAAAAGCCATCTGCTGGCCGTACATAAATACAACTTAAAGAAAGACCTCAGTGCACATGTGAATCCCCAGCGGCCTACGTTTGCTTTAGGCAATGAAGGCGGATTGCTATTATGTTCCTGGCCAAAGGGCGGCATGCTGTCTTTACCATTCGTGTACAGCAATGAAGTATGGACAGGTATAGAATACCAGGTGGCATCTCACCTGATGTTCATGGGGGAAGTGGAAAAAGGGCTGGATATTGTAAGAGCCTGCCGTAACCGTTACGATGGATCTGTGCGCAACCCCTTCAACGAATATGAATGCGGCCACTGGTATGCACGGGCCATGAGCAGTTATGGTATGCTGCAGGGCCTTACCGGCGTTCGTTTTGATGCGGTGGATGGTACACTGTTTATTGATTCCAGGGTAGGGGATTTCACCAGTTTCATTTCAACAGAAAAAGGTTTCGGCACTGTTAGTCTCCATAAAGGGAAACCATCATTAACAGTAGCATATGGCAATATACCGGTGAAAGAAGTGATCGTTTCCGGTAAAAAAGTTCAATTGGGATAG
- a CDS encoding glycoside hydrolase family 28 protein has product MRSFIILLLTLTCLQASAKDYNASLFGIYSDGVTLNTRAIQYGIDYISKNGGGRLVFHVGRYLTGSIYLKSNVTIQLQEGAVLLGSLNPWDYDRKIFTALVFAYEQENVGITGKGIIDGQGRQVARNVVDNIHKGILKDGFRYDRPEAESRPMVINFYKTNNVLIKGITIKNSASWVQTYDQCKNLHLDSIVVDSKAYWNNDGIDIVDCEDVKITNSYIDSDDDGVCLKSHDGTKACKNVLIQNCVIRSSANGIKFGTASHGGFSHIRIKNIKVFDTYRSAVALQAVDGGFLEDVEVDSLEAFNTGNAIFLRIGERVAGRKGRLENIRISNLYAEIPATKPDVGYEYEGPTEDMPRNISPSAIVGMPDALINNVSFKNVTISYPGGANPFFAKVALDTLDRIDNKANAYPEFSMFKELPAWGLFIRHAKNIDISGLTLTVAKKDFRTAVVFDNVQNAKFTNLTVKEPEKKAISYAKRSTGITINNQPVK; this is encoded by the coding sequence ATGAGATCATTTATAATACTATTATTGACGCTGACGTGCCTGCAGGCATCGGCCAAAGATTACAATGCTTCTTTATTCGGCATCTATTCCGATGGTGTAACACTGAACACCCGCGCTATTCAATATGGCATCGACTATATCAGTAAAAATGGCGGCGGGAGGCTGGTATTCCATGTGGGCAGATACCTCACAGGCTCTATCTATCTAAAATCCAATGTTACCATACAACTGCAGGAAGGCGCGGTGCTGCTTGGGTCGCTGAATCCCTGGGATTACGACCGGAAGATATTCACCGCGCTCGTTTTTGCCTATGAACAGGAGAATGTGGGTATCACGGGTAAAGGTATTATTGATGGGCAGGGGCGCCAGGTGGCACGTAATGTGGTAGACAATATTCATAAGGGAATACTGAAAGATGGGTTCCGTTATGATCGTCCGGAAGCAGAAAGCCGGCCGATGGTCATCAATTTCTATAAAACCAATAATGTTCTTATTAAGGGTATAACGATCAAAAATTCTGCCAGCTGGGTGCAAACATATGATCAATGTAAGAACCTGCACCTGGATAGTATTGTGGTGGACAGTAAGGCATACTGGAACAATGATGGGATTGATATTGTAGACTGTGAAGATGTGAAGATCACCAATTCCTATATTGATTCAGATGATGATGGGGTGTGTTTAAAATCACACGATGGTACAAAGGCCTGCAAAAATGTGCTGATCCAGAATTGTGTGATCCGTTCCAGTGCAAATGGCATCAAATTCGGCACAGCTTCTCATGGCGGCTTTAGTCATATCCGGATTAAGAACATCAAGGTGTTTGATACCTACCGTTCTGCTGTGGCTTTACAGGCAGTAGACGGCGGTTTCCTGGAAGATGTGGAAGTGGACAGCCTGGAAGCATTTAATACCGGCAATGCTATCTTTTTGCGGATAGGAGAGCGGGTAGCAGGCAGAAAAGGAAGACTGGAGAATATCAGGATCAGCAATCTGTATGCAGAGATCCCTGCCACTAAACCGGATGTGGGATATGAATATGAAGGGCCAACAGAAGATATGCCGCGTAATATTTCACCATCAGCTATTGTAGGTATGCCGGATGCACTGATCAACAACGTTAGTTTTAAAAACGTGACCATCAGTTATCCCGGCGGTGCGAATCCCTTCTTTGCAAAGGTAGCGCTGGATACGCTGGACAGGATCGATAATAAGGCAAACGCTTACCCTGAGTTTTCGATGTTTAAAGAGTTACCGGCCTGGGGATTGTTTATCAGGCATGCAAAGAACATTGATATCTCCGGCCTCACGCTTACAGTGGCAAAGAAAGATTTCAGAACGGCAGTGGTGTTTGATAATGTGCAGAATGCAAAGTTCACGAACCTCACGGTGAAAGAGCCGGAGAAGAAAGCCATCAGTTATGCAAAACGTTCAACAGGAATAACTATCAACAATCAGCCTGTTAAATAA